The sequence GAGGAAGAAGTAGGCATTCACAATAGTGTTTGTAAGAGAACCCAAGAgggataaatttttattatgctGAATAACAATATTGCtctcaaaatttgtaaatttttagagCTCTTCTTTTCGACAAGCGTTAGCAACTGGCGAATAAAAGAAGCAACTGGTATCAATGAACATATCTTCGCGTTCCCACGACAGCCCAcgctaccggaacgacccggacttatgtccggccaaggactgccacttcaACAGCCCCGTACATGTGTGGGGAATATGTATGCTGTTACAAAAATCTTGGCAACGCTGGAATACGTatttgtaaaatagtgagttatatcagtttaatgaggtataaccatactcgctagcggcgaatcttactcgatagctttattattgcttttacatgcaatttttcgtcaagttagtcgagcagagaagtggcgaataaaAAGGcctttaaatttgtattaatattttttttttatataattgagGCAACACTGTTTGTGAGATGTCAACACGTGCCAGAAAAAGTCAAAACATTTGAGTGCCGCTTTTATCACATTGCATTTAGTTTACATTTCTGCCTagcaatttccttaaaatttgtCTCAAAATcttattaacaacaaaaaatgataCAGTTTAAATCTCTAAATACGAAAAAGTACATTAAGGCCGGGAAGGTTGTCACACCCGACACCCTATACTGGAAGCAATTAAGTGTAAGTTCTAAATACACTATCGCACGGATACAATAATCAAAGTAATTCGCTTTTGCAGGTGCCAACGCTAGTAAAAGAATTTGGTGCCATTGACTATGTAGACTTCAGTCCTATAGAGCCCCATTACTTTGCTGTGACCTGCTCGGTGCGTGTACAGATTTACAATCCAATCACAAAATTGGTGGTGAAAAATTTGTCGCGCTTTCAAGAGACTGCTTACGGAGGCACATACAGACAAGATGGAAGTTTGCTTGTAGCTGGCGATGAGCAAGGTTTGGTGAAACTCTTCGACCCGTCCAGCAAAAACGTGCTGCGTTTATTTAAAGGGCACAAGGCGCCAGTACATCGCGCACAATTTACACAAGATCTCGTGCATATTGCCAGTTTTTCGGACGATCGCAGCGTGAAAATATGGGATATTGCCACCGAGAAAACTTTACATACATTTGCCGAACATGAGGATTATGTGCGTGCAGGTGCCATAAACCCCAAGTCCACAGATACACTAATATCGGGTGGTTATGATGGAAAAATTAAGATGTACGACATACGTACAAAAGAAGTGTCATTTAGCATTGATCATGGCAGTCCAGTTGAGTCATTGCTTTTTCTGCCAACGGGCGGTATATTCATTAGCGCAGGTGGTACTGAAATGCGTGTTTGGGATGCCTTTGCTGGTTGCCGGCTTTTAACAAAAGTATCACAACACCACAAAACAATAACAAGCTTGCGACTTGGTTCCAAAGGCAAACGTATATTGTCTGGCAGCTTGGATCGTCATGTAAAGATTTATGATGTTGCAACATATCAAACTGTACACACACTTGACTTTCCCAATGCCGTACTAAGTCTTGCTGTGGCGCCTGGTGATCAAACTGTTGTGGCTGGCATGGTAGACGGCCTAGTTTCAATACAGAACATGGAAATCCACCGCAAAAAGAGTGGAAAAGGCAAAGGGCCGGCTGACCTCAGTCGGCGACGAGTGACTTCGCTGAAAATAGATCATGTGGTAAGTGATACACGGCTGCCCAAATTAGAGAAATATGATCAGCTTTTGCGTAAATATGAATACGTAAGATGCATGGATCTTGTGATGTCCAAGTTTTACGCGCAGTCCAATCCGGAAATAACAATCAGTGTTATGCAAGAGCTGATACACCGCAAGGGTTTACATCGTGCGTTGGCGGGGCGCAGCCATAAATTTCTTTCGCAACTAATTTCGTTTATATGTCGCTACATCGGCGAATATCGATTTATGCGTATACTGATTGATGTTGCAGCGGCGTTACTGGATGTCTATGCGGCAACCTTCCATGAATTTACGGGTGAATTGGGAAAAGATTTCATAAGACTTGCGGGTGTGTTGCGACGTGAAATTAACCTGACATACGATTTGCTGGAATTACAAGGCGGTTTAGAACTACTCGAAACTGCTGCCGCAGGAGGGGAAAGCAATGACGATTATCATCGATTTGTGAAAGGTGAAAGTGACCAACTAAAACAATCTGCTCAAGCAAAGGAGTCCTCTATTTTAACTGTATAGCAACTGGATTCGTTCAAAAAGTGAGAGGTgtcttataatatataatatagattaaagcttcaattatttttctaatattgtacaaatgtattttaaataaatagataagtattttaaatttactcGCAAAGCTACGATCAATAGATTTTCAACTATGCTGCGGATAGTCTCGAGGAGGAAATGTTTATTCCATTTGTAACGAAGTTCGTGGAAGTAGAAACAGtacggcgaccgccgtagcaaatggtttggtgcgtgactaccattgggaagtaggttcgaatttccgtgtaagaacatcaaataatagtaaACGTTTTTCTCATGGCGGTCGCTCTCGCCAGGCCGCGGAAAATctctgagtatatttctgttacgaaaaagttccttataaaaaccatttggcTCCCGGAGCCGGCACTCAAAACtgtgtgcaacaacatcaatacgcacaccgcaaataggaggaggatctcggctaaacacccaaaaagggtgaacgcgccaattatttatttattatttctttttttagaaGCAATCTTTTGCCTCGAAGATGTTGGCCAAAGCAAATAATTCCttcataaatctttttttttttaaggcggCTGAGCGACAAAATAGAAAGAGCGCATAAACACAAGTAGCTGCAATCGCACCTCGTTTCTGCTAATAAGAGTCAGGTAGGAAAATTGAGTATTTTAACTAAAGCAGAAGTAAATTGCACTAAAAAACTGGCCCTTTTGGATAGTT comes from Anastrepha ludens isolate Willacy chromosome 3, idAnaLude1.1, whole genome shotgun sequence and encodes:
- the LOC128856670 gene encoding U3 small nucleolar RNA-associated protein 15 homolog — protein: MIQFKSLNTKKYIKAGKVVTPDTLYWKQLSVPTLVKEFGAIDYVDFSPIEPHYFAVTCSVRVQIYNPITKLVVKNLSRFQETAYGGTYRQDGSLLVAGDEQGLVKLFDPSSKNVLRLFKGHKAPVHRAQFTQDLVHIASFSDDRSVKIWDIATEKTLHTFAEHEDYVRAGAINPKSTDTLISGGYDGKIKMYDIRTKEVSFSIDHGSPVESLLFLPTGGIFISAGGTEMRVWDAFAGCRLLTKVSQHHKTITSLRLGSKGKRILSGSLDRHVKIYDVATYQTVHTLDFPNAVLSLAVAPGDQTVVAGMVDGLVSIQNMEIHRKKSGKGKGPADLSRRRVTSLKIDHVVSDTRLPKLEKYDQLLRKYEYVRCMDLVMSKFYAQSNPEITISVMQELIHRKGLHRALAGRSHKFLSQLISFICRYIGEYRFMRILIDVAAALLDVYAATFHEFTGELGKDFIRLAGVLRREINLTYDLLELQGGLELLETAAAGGESNDDYHRFVKGESDQLKQSAQAKESSILTV